Proteins from a genomic interval of Mycobacteriales bacterium:
- the cobA gene encoding uroporphyrinogen-III C-methyltransferase → MSREFAPGTVALVGAGPGDPGLLTLRAAELLGLADVVLTDRLVSPEVLAHVRADAEVVDVGKTSWTGTAPRQEEISAQLVAHAQAGRRVVRLKGGDPFVFGRGSEEAAALVDAGVAFEVVPGITSAIAAPAYAGIPVTARGTTQDVCVVTGHLDPDDPASTVRWRALATGPGTLVILMGHDRLALICAGLVRHGRDPQTPAACIERGTTPDQRVVVSTLDQLAADVADAGLKAPVATVVGEVVSLRETLRWFD, encoded by the coding sequence GTGAGCCGGGAGTTCGCCCCCGGCACGGTCGCGCTGGTCGGGGCGGGTCCGGGCGACCCGGGGCTGCTGACGCTGCGCGCCGCCGAGCTGCTCGGGCTCGCCGACGTCGTGCTCACCGACCGGCTCGTCAGCCCCGAGGTGCTGGCCCACGTCCGCGCGGACGCGGAGGTCGTCGACGTCGGCAAGACCTCCTGGACCGGCACCGCGCCGCGGCAGGAGGAGATCAGTGCGCAGCTCGTCGCCCACGCGCAGGCCGGTCGGCGGGTGGTGCGGCTCAAGGGCGGTGACCCCTTCGTCTTCGGCCGCGGGTCGGAGGAGGCCGCCGCGCTCGTCGACGCCGGCGTCGCCTTCGAGGTCGTGCCGGGCATCACGAGCGCCATCGCGGCCCCGGCGTACGCCGGCATCCCGGTCACGGCCAGGGGCACCACGCAGGACGTCTGCGTCGTCACCGGTCACCTCGACCCCGACGACCCGGCGAGCACCGTGCGCTGGCGCGCGCTCGCCACCGGGCCGGGCACTCTGGTCATCCTCATGGGCCACGACCGGCTCGCGCTGATCTGCGCCGGGCTGGTCCGTCACGGCCGCGACCCGCAGACCCCCGCGGCCTGCATAGAGCGCGGCACGACCCCCGACCAGCGGGTCGTCGTCAGCACCCTCGACCAGCTCGCCGCCGACGTCGCCGACGCCGGCCTGAAGGCCCCCGTCGCGACCGTCGTCGGTGAGGTCGTGTCCCTGCGAGAGACCCTGAGGTGGTTCGACTGA
- a CDS encoding 4Fe-4S binding protein: MSYLVTDECTACGACLLTCPSHAIVPSLPLQVRADRCTDCGECVEVCPRDALVRLVGA; encoded by the coding sequence GTGAGCTACCTCGTCACCGACGAGTGCACGGCCTGCGGTGCCTGCCTGCTGACCTGCCCGTCGCATGCGATCGTGCCGTCGCTGCCGTTGCAGGTCCGGGCCGACCGCTGCACCGACTGCGGCGAGTGCGTCGAGGTCTGCCCGCGCGACGCGCTCGTCCGGCTGGTCGGCGCGTGA
- the cobJ gene encoding precorrin-3B C(17)-methyltransferase, which translates to MIGLVTTTAAGRSAAQRLAGGLGQTTSYDVREIATAWRECDALVCFLATGATVRLLAPLLEGKDVDPGIVCVDEALRFAVPVLGGHGGRANDLAHTVSQLLGTTAVVTTATDAVGLPGLDTLGWPVEGAVATVSRAMLDGEPVQLVADATWPLPPLPVGDDGEHVVAVTDRLVALDPLTAVLRPPSLVLGIGASRGVGADELEDLVDRALADAGLSASSVALVATVEAKADEAGLLELCARRGWQLVTHPAEQLATVTVPNPSDEPLKVLGTPSVAEAAASLHGALVVEKQKSAMGTVAVARRAPRGRLALVGLGPGARDLLTPRAADELRRASVWVGLDQYVDQVRDLARPGTRMLVTGLGKEEERAHSAVAEARLGHAVALIGSGDAGVYAMASPALEVADDTIDVVGVPGVTAALAASSLLGAPLGHDHASVSLSDLHTPWEAIERRVRAVAEGDLVVTFYNPRSRGRDWQLAKAVGMLLEHRPASTPVGIVTNASRPDETVVLTTLGELDVEDVTMYACVVVGSSQSVVVGGRFVTPRGYRWA; encoded by the coding sequence GTGATCGGCCTCGTCACCACCACCGCCGCGGGTCGCAGCGCCGCCCAGCGGCTGGCGGGCGGGCTCGGGCAGACCACGTCGTACGACGTCCGCGAGATCGCCACCGCCTGGCGCGAGTGCGACGCGCTCGTCTGCTTCCTCGCCACCGGCGCGACCGTCCGGCTGCTCGCCCCGCTGCTGGAGGGCAAGGACGTCGACCCCGGAATCGTGTGCGTCGACGAGGCGCTGCGCTTCGCGGTGCCGGTGCTCGGCGGGCACGGCGGCAGGGCCAACGACCTCGCCCACACCGTCTCGCAGCTGCTCGGCACCACGGCCGTCGTCACGACCGCGACCGATGCCGTCGGCCTGCCCGGTCTCGACACCCTCGGCTGGCCGGTCGAGGGCGCGGTCGCGACCGTCAGTCGAGCGATGCTCGACGGGGAGCCGGTGCAGCTCGTCGCCGACGCGACCTGGCCGCTGCCGCCCCTACCCGTCGGTGACGACGGCGAGCACGTCGTGGCGGTCACCGACCGGCTCGTCGCTCTCGACCCCCTGACCGCTGTGCTGCGGCCGCCGTCGCTGGTGCTCGGGATCGGGGCCTCCCGCGGGGTCGGTGCCGACGAGCTCGAGGACCTGGTTGACCGCGCCCTCGCCGACGCCGGCCTGTCCGCCAGCTCGGTCGCGCTGGTCGCGACCGTCGAGGCGAAGGCCGACGAGGCCGGGCTCCTCGAGCTGTGCGCGCGCCGCGGCTGGCAGCTCGTCACCCACCCGGCCGAGCAGCTCGCGACGGTCACGGTCCCCAACCCCAGTGACGAGCCGCTGAAGGTGCTCGGCACCCCGTCGGTCGCCGAGGCCGCCGCGTCGCTGCACGGCGCGCTGGTCGTGGAGAAGCAGAAGTCCGCGATGGGCACGGTCGCAGTGGCGCGACGCGCCCCGCGGGGTCGGCTCGCGCTGGTCGGGCTCGGCCCGGGAGCTCGTGACCTGCTCACCCCGCGGGCCGCCGACGAGCTGCGCCGCGCGTCGGTGTGGGTGGGCCTCGACCAGTACGTCGACCAGGTGCGCGACCTCGCCCGCCCCGGCACCCGGATGCTCGTGACCGGCCTCGGCAAGGAGGAGGAGCGGGCCCACAGCGCCGTCGCCGAGGCCCGGCTCGGCCACGCGGTCGCCCTGATCGGCAGCGGCGACGCCGGGGTCTACGCGATGGCCTCGCCGGCCCTCGAGGTCGCCGACGACACGATCGACGTGGTGGGCGTGCCCGGCGTGACGGCTGCCCTGGCCGCGTCGTCGTTACTCGGCGCACCGCTCGGTCACGACCACGCCTCGGTCAGCCTCTCTGACCTGCACACGCCGTGGGAGGCCATCGAGCGGCGGGTCCGGGCCGTGGCCGAGGGCGACCTCGTCGTCACCTTCTACAACCCGCGCAGCCGGGGTCGCGACTGGCAGCTCGCCAAGGCCGTCGGGATGCTGCTCGAGCACCGACCGGCCAGCACCCCGGTCGGCATCGTCACCAACGCCTCCCGACCCGACGAGACCGTCGTGCTCACGACCCTCGGGGAGCTCGACGTCGAGGACGTCACGATGTACGCCTGCGTCGTCGTCGGGTCGTCGCAGTCGGTCGTCGTCGGCGGCCGCTTCGTCACCCCGCGGGGCTACCGGTGGGCGTGA
- the cobC gene encoding Rv2231c family pyridoxal phosphate-dependent protein CobC: MTDLRFHGDAELAPGLLDLAVNVRGSAPPPWLRDVLARSLDTLGGYPVQGDAVAAVARRHARSTDDVLLTAGAAEAFVLLARALTPRRAVVVHPGFTEPEAALRAAGHEVEQVVLAAPYDALVVPDDADLVVVGNPTNPTGLVHDVAALCRPGRVTVVDEAFADAVAGETASVAGRADLPGLVVVRSLTKTWALAGLRVGYLLADPQLVARLRDAQPLWPVSTPALAAVVACLSPAALAEADDAARATAEERWRLEGLLRGLGVTVTAGSEAPYLLCEVPGHPDVRDRLRDLGIAVRRGDTFPGLGPDHFRVAVRDRAASDRLVAALWAVLAAF; encoded by the coding sequence GTGACGGACCTGCGGTTCCACGGCGACGCCGAGCTCGCGCCCGGCCTGCTCGACCTCGCCGTCAACGTGCGCGGCAGCGCCCCGCCGCCGTGGCTGCGCGACGTGCTCGCCCGCTCGCTCGACACCCTCGGCGGCTACCCCGTGCAGGGCGACGCGGTCGCCGCCGTCGCCCGCCGCCACGCCCGCAGCACCGACGACGTGCTGCTCACCGCGGGGGCCGCGGAGGCCTTCGTGCTGCTCGCCCGCGCACTGACCCCGCGCCGCGCCGTCGTCGTCCACCCGGGCTTCACCGAGCCGGAGGCCGCACTGCGCGCCGCGGGTCACGAGGTGGAGCAGGTGGTGCTCGCTGCGCCGTACGACGCCCTGGTCGTCCCCGACGACGCCGACCTCGTGGTGGTCGGCAACCCCACCAACCCGACCGGCCTCGTGCACGACGTCGCGGCGCTGTGCCGGCCGGGGCGCGTCACCGTCGTCGACGAGGCGTTCGCCGACGCGGTGGCGGGGGAGACCGCGTCGGTCGCGGGGCGCGCCGACCTGCCCGGGCTGGTCGTCGTGCGCTCGCTCACCAAGACGTGGGCGCTGGCCGGGCTGCGGGTCGGCTACCTGCTCGCCGACCCCCAGCTCGTCGCGCGGCTGCGCGACGCCCAGCCGCTGTGGCCGGTCAGCACCCCGGCGCTCGCGGCGGTCGTCGCGTGCCTGTCGCCCGCGGCGCTGGCCGAGGCCGACGACGCGGCGCGCGCCACGGCGGAGGAGCGGTGGCGGCTCGAGGGCCTGCTGCGGGGCCTCGGCGTGACGGTGACGGCGGGGTCGGAGGCGCCGTACCTGCTCTGCGAGGTTCCCGGGCACCCCGACGTGCGCGACCGGCTGCGCGACCTCGGCATCGCGGTCCGCCGCGGCGACACCTTCCCGGGACTCGGTCCCGACCACTTCCGGGTGGCCGTGCGGGACCGCGCCGCGAGCGACCGCCTCGTCGCCGCGCTGTGGGCCGTGCTCGCCGCGTTCTGA
- the cbiE gene encoding precorrin-6y C5,15-methyltransferase (decarboxylating) subunit CbiE, translated as MITVIGYDGELSPRALDRLERATLVVGGQRHLDAVPVPAGARTVVMGDVREAVAEAVGHDGPVVVVASGDPGFFGIVRRLRSAGATPEVVPALTSVAVAFARAGLRWDDAEVVSAHGRDLRLAVNTCRRSRKTAVLTAPGSGPRELGEALAQRPDRVLFVAERLGEADERTGWFSAEEAAARDDWLEPNVVIVTDPLHDDEADAPMPWRLGGLGVPDGWALPEDAFQHRDGMVTKSEVRAHVLARLAPRPGLLVWDVGAGSGSVGIECARFGAAVVVVERYEEQAARAEVNAALHDVPVQVVVGVAPEVLAVLPDPDAVFVGGGGPEVVAAVAARRPRRVVVAVAALERVVPTIEALVGYDTEAVMLQAQRLVPLAGAHRLAPTNPVFVVSGVLT; from the coding sequence GTGATCACTGTCATCGGCTACGACGGGGAGCTGTCCCCGCGCGCCCTCGACCGGCTCGAGCGGGCCACTCTCGTCGTCGGCGGGCAGCGCCACCTCGACGCGGTGCCGGTGCCCGCCGGGGCGCGCACCGTCGTCATGGGTGACGTCCGGGAGGCCGTGGCCGAGGCGGTCGGTCATGACGGCCCCGTCGTCGTGGTCGCGAGCGGCGACCCCGGCTTCTTCGGCATCGTGCGGCGGCTGCGGTCCGCGGGCGCCACTCCCGAGGTGGTCCCCGCTCTCACGTCCGTCGCCGTGGCCTTCGCCCGCGCGGGCCTGCGCTGGGACGACGCCGAGGTGGTCAGCGCCCACGGCCGCGACCTGCGCCTGGCCGTCAACACCTGCCGCCGCTCGCGCAAGACCGCGGTCCTCACCGCCCCCGGGTCCGGCCCGCGCGAGCTCGGCGAGGCCCTCGCGCAGCGGCCCGACCGGGTGCTGTTCGTCGCGGAGCGGCTCGGCGAGGCCGACGAGCGCACCGGCTGGTTCAGCGCGGAGGAGGCCGCGGCGCGTGACGACTGGCTCGAGCCCAACGTCGTCATCGTCACCGACCCGCTGCACGACGACGAGGCCGACGCCCCCATGCCGTGGCGCCTCGGCGGCCTCGGCGTCCCCGACGGCTGGGCCCTGCCCGAGGACGCCTTCCAGCACCGCGACGGCATGGTCACGAAGTCCGAGGTGCGCGCCCACGTGCTGGCCCGGCTCGCGCCCCGCCCCGGCCTGCTCGTCTGGGACGTCGGTGCCGGCAGCGGTTCGGTCGGCATCGAGTGCGCCCGCTTCGGCGCGGCCGTCGTCGTCGTCGAGCGCTACGAGGAGCAGGCCGCGCGCGCCGAGGTCAACGCGGCGCTCCACGACGTGCCGGTCCAGGTCGTCGTCGGTGTCGCCCCCGAGGTCCTCGCCGTCCTGCCCGACCCTGACGCCGTCTTCGTCGGTGGGGGAGGGCCGGAGGTCGTCGCCGCGGTCGCCGCCCGCCGGCCCCGCCGCGTCGTCGTCGCGGTCGCCGCGCTCGAGCGGGTCGTGCCGACCATCGAGGCGCTCGTCGGCTACGACACCGAGGCCGTGATGCTGCAGGCGCAGCGGCTCGTGCCGCTCGCCGGCGCGCACCGCCTCGCGCCCACCAACCCCGTCTTCGTCGTGTCCGGAGTGCTCACGTGA
- a CDS encoding type II toxin-antitoxin system PemK/MazF family toxin, translating into MAMRWAGLARAVGAVAVRQAPRVLRQVRRARAGAAQPRRGPVRGGPRQTLSYAPQPDGRADPGEVVWTWVAYEEDPSKGKDRPVVVVGRDGATLLGLMLSSNSDRDGQRGWLSLGVGPWDGEDRPSWVRLDRVLQLREDAIRREGAVLDRRRFDRIATALRKDHGWS; encoded by the coding sequence ATGGCAATGAGATGGGCAGGGCTCGCACGCGCGGTGGGCGCGGTCGCCGTCCGACAGGCTCCGCGTGTCCTGCGCCAGGTCCGGCGGGCCCGGGCGGGCGCTGCCCAGCCGCGACGCGGGCCGGTGCGTGGCGGTCCCCGCCAGACGCTGTCCTACGCGCCGCAGCCCGACGGGCGCGCCGACCCGGGTGAGGTCGTCTGGACGTGGGTCGCCTACGAGGAGGACCCGTCGAAGGGCAAGGACCGGCCGGTCGTCGTGGTGGGGCGGGACGGCGCGACGCTGCTGGGGCTGATGCTGTCGAGCAACTCCGACCGTGACGGCCAGCGCGGCTGGCTCTCGCTCGGCGTGGGGCCGTGGGACGGCGAGGACCGCCCGAGCTGGGTGCGCCTCGACCGCGTCCTGCAGCTGCGCGAGGACGCCATCCGCCGGGAGGGCGCGGTCCTCGACCGCCGCCGCTTCGACCGCATCGCGACCGCGCTGCGCAAGGACCACGGCTGGTCCTGA
- a CDS encoding DUF4242 domain-containing protein has product MPTFMDYHDDLKLPEDVIKEIGKGASNGETDEFGVRQVELYHNADGKVYCLLDAPDADAVRKHHAALDVACGDVHEVHKLF; this is encoded by the coding sequence ATGCCCACGTTCATGGACTACCACGACGACCTCAAGCTGCCGGAGGACGTCATCAAGGAGATCGGCAAGGGCGCGAGCAACGGCGAGACCGACGAGTTCGGGGTCCGCCAGGTCGAGCTCTACCACAACGCGGACGGCAAGGTGTACTGCCTGCTCGACGCCCCCGACGCGGACGCGGTGCGCAAGCACCACGCCGCTCTCGACGTCGCGTGCGGCGACGTCCACGAGGTGCACAAGCTCTTCTAA
- a CDS encoding precorrin-8X methylmutase has protein sequence MVRLTRTIHPIEAESMTILRSRLDLSHLPPLQRAVVERVVHASADLDYATDLVLPDEALLEAARRALADGAPVVADVEMVAAGITRVSALCRVREAAARDGLTRSAVALEEAAALAGPGAVYVVGCAPTALFRLLELDAAPALVIGLPVGFVGAAESKAALRDSGLPAVSNVSEKGGSAVASAALNALLYAEGLS, from the coding sequence GTGGTTCGACTGACCCGCACGATCCATCCCATCGAGGCGGAGTCGATGACGATCCTGCGATCGCGCCTCGACCTGTCCCACCTGCCGCCGCTGCAGCGCGCGGTCGTCGAGCGCGTCGTGCACGCCAGCGCCGACCTCGACTACGCGACCGACCTCGTGCTGCCCGACGAGGCCCTGCTCGAGGCGGCCCGACGAGCCCTGGCCGACGGCGCCCCCGTCGTCGCCGACGTCGAGATGGTCGCCGCCGGCATCACCCGGGTCTCGGCGCTGTGCCGGGTCCGCGAGGCCGCCGCCCGCGACGGGCTGACCCGTTCCGCGGTCGCACTGGAGGAGGCCGCGGCCCTGGCCGGACCGGGCGCGGTCTACGTCGTCGGCTGCGCACCCACCGCGCTGTTCCGGCTGCTGGAGCTCGACGCCGCGCCGGCACTCGTCATCGGCCTGCCGGTCGGCTTCGTCGGGGCCGCGGAGTCGAAGGCGGCGCTGCGCGACAGCGGCCTGCCGGCGGTGTCCAACGTCAGCGAGAAGGGCGGCTCGGCGGTGGCGTCAGCCGCGCTCAACGCCCTGCTCTACGCCGAAGGGCTCTCGTGA
- a CDS encoding sirohydrochlorin chelatase, whose product MSRALLVIGHGTKDADGVAQFAELVDVVRKRAPHLDIEGGFLELAPPPIQDAVARLVAAGHTSVDVVPLVLVAAGHSKGDIPAALEREKLRHPGLAFRYGRPLGPHPLLLGELEARLEAVVARDLWPATAVVLVGRGATDPDANAEVAKTARLLLEGRGIGTVETSFISLAEPSVPAALDRCAALGYSRVVVLPYFLFAGVLPDRIVTQATAWAADRDVELHCAGLIGPGAALAELVLERHAEIGGADLRMNCDTCAYRVALPGFEAKVGQPQTPHDHPDDPAHPHGHGTHGHGHGDHHGDHAHP is encoded by the coding sequence GTGAGCCGCGCCCTGCTCGTCATCGGCCACGGCACCAAGGACGCCGACGGGGTCGCGCAGTTCGCCGAGCTCGTCGACGTGGTCCGTAAGCGGGCCCCGCACCTCGACATCGAAGGCGGCTTCCTCGAGCTCGCGCCGCCGCCGATCCAGGACGCGGTCGCCCGGCTCGTCGCCGCCGGCCACACCTCGGTCGACGTGGTGCCGCTCGTCCTCGTCGCCGCCGGCCACAGCAAGGGCGACATCCCCGCGGCGCTCGAGCGGGAGAAGCTGCGCCACCCCGGTCTCGCCTTCCGCTACGGCCGCCCCCTCGGCCCGCACCCGCTGTTGCTCGGCGAGCTCGAGGCGCGCCTCGAGGCCGTCGTCGCCCGCGACCTGTGGCCGGCGACCGCGGTCGTGCTCGTCGGCCGCGGCGCCACCGACCCCGACGCCAACGCCGAGGTCGCGAAGACCGCTCGGCTGCTGCTCGAGGGTCGTGGCATCGGCACCGTCGAGACGTCGTTCATCAGCCTCGCCGAGCCGTCGGTGCCTGCCGCGCTCGACCGCTGCGCCGCCCTCGGCTACTCCCGCGTCGTCGTCCTGCCCTACTTCCTGTTCGCGGGGGTGCTGCCCGACCGGATCGTCACCCAGGCGACCGCGTGGGCGGCCGACCGCGACGTCGAGCTGCACTGCGCGGGTCTCATCGGCCCGGGCGCGGCCCTGGCCGAGCTCGTCCTCGAGCGCCACGCCGAGATCGGCGGCGCGGACCTGCGGATGAACTGCGACACCTGCGCCTACCGCGTCGCGCTGCCCGGCTTCGAGGCCAAGGTCGGCCAGCCGCAGACCCCGCACGACCACCCCGACGACCCGGCCCACCCGCACGGCCACGGGACGCACGGCCACGGTCACGGGGACCACCACGGGGACCACGCGCACCCGTGA